The genome window TGTATTTAGTGGAAATGCAATCCCCAATGACCAAACTTCTGGAAGTTTATGGAAAGGCAAACCTATTAAGccatatgaaaataatattatacctGCTAGTATCGATGTACCGCCTCCGATTAGTACAGTTTGTaagtttgttttaattttaattatttttaatgtctaaaattacatttaatgacgtagttaaataaaattttgtattttcagcTACAAAACCAAAATCTGCTATCGATGATCTTTTTGCCGATGCAGATTCTGAAGATTCCGATGATATTTTCTCTTCAAAAAATACGGTTAAAACAATCACAAAAAACAAGCATCCAAGTAATAGCAATGTAAACACAGAAACTGCTAAGAAGAAATACTTGGATATTGTAGCACCATCGGTTACTGATAAGCGGGCGACAAGTACACCAGAAAATAACgtaaaagataatttatttgtcgatgacgatgacgacgatcTATTTGGTTCTTCTAAGAATCCTACGATAgataaaaaagtaaaattcaaatgtgtaatattaattttaatcagaTGTTTAAGTACAAgggtaatgaaattaaaaaaagctGTTAATCGTTTCAGAAACCTATGGGTGAAGTGTCAATACTTGGTGACATTATAACTTCAGATATGAAGAATAAATTATCGAATAGAATAATGCGAACTCAATCATCCGAATCTTCAGGTAGTGACACACCACCAAAGCATGAAGGCAGTCAAAAGTTCAGTCGAGATGATTCATGGAATACTATCTCTAAAATCTCAAATGATAATAATGTCGATGACTGGAGTCCTATTGTGATGGGAGTAAATAATGCAGAAAATTTGGCTGCTCCTTATGAAAGCAGTAACAGCAGCGGGATATCGATCAACCCACCAagtgttaataatacaaaagcTTCGAGTATAGGGTAAGTTTCAATATAATTCTTATTCCAACAAATTCTATCTTACAACTTCTTTGTTCTATGTCGCTACTAATCACTTTGCTTTATGTAAGGTTTTTTATGTCAAAAATGTTAATGGATCATCATCAACAGTTGCATGAAATGTTTTATCCTCTTCTTTCTAATTTcttgaaatgaaacgaaagataAGTTCATTATAGAAGGTcttataaagtcttataaagAATAGCCCAATCAAGTGATTGATaatgttatcttttcaatttgaagatatataaagaaattatttgtcCATCAAATATTCTATTTAGAGCTGGAGATCGTACAATGGACGCAATTCATTTGTCAGTGTAAGTGACAAAAACAATCCACTggcaattattttttttaaggaGACAACAAATTCGTACtcttataaataagtaatattctttaaaacaaGTTCACTGACCTATAGATTCGACGTTTATTGGCCTGAACATccgaaagaaaattgaattaaatagcaTATAGTTTCGTACTTGAACAAAATATTCACGTTTGAAGGTCTTTGAGGAGAAAGCTACGCATATAAATAATTGCTTCTCCTTAGTTATGGTAGAATAAACCGAATGGGAACACTTTATGTGATTCACCTTCTGCATATAGAATTTTCGAAATGCAAATTTTGCGTTCACAAATTACTGATAAACGTTACAGTCGTCTTAGTGTTTCTCTCTTACGAGAACAAGTACGCGTGCTAAATACTTAAAATGTCATTGAATTGATTATCCAAACATTAGTCATCCTCCATTACGTTGCAGTGATTGTATAGAATAGACAGAAGCTTCAAGGCGAGCTCTTTCAGTTCCCGAGTATCTCATCTGGTATCGCTGTTCCGCGCGTGTTCAGTTTATCGCCGCTTCTATTTTAATTACGTCTGTTTCCTTATCGCACGCTACTGAGTAAGTCGaacattgtttttaatttggcatgtgaatttatttctttaaacattatttcgtaaatcaTTTCGTAAATCATTTGTAAATACAATTCAGTTATTTTCTTTGAACGTCCATCGTCATCTGCCAACGTCTATTTCAATCCGCACAAATCGGCCCCGGACAACATTCTGGATAAGGCTTTCCCGCGTCCATTTCACGGTACCCAGTTTCCTTTCCCTCTGCACATCGGTATTCCGCGCATCTGGAACGTTTTAATGGATTTTACGATATCGATGATTTGGTTCAATGTAGTAGCGCGTTATTTCCTCTGTTCATTTATAACGAATGACATTTACGGATGCATCAGAGAGGTAATCAGAGACGAACGAAAACTTCTaaggaatatttttacattatttcttcGAATGCATTGCAATTCAAGTAAACTTCGTTATGAATCTTTCTATATCCTGTGAATATGCACTGATAGTAGAATAGTAGAATTGCATGTAATTCAATCAGTTCAGTAGGAAAATCAGACATAATGTATGAAAACGGTGAAAAATCATATGTGTTATTCAAACTGAatgttactttcatttatttaattcatataactTACGCGAGTCCGCTCACACTTCCATCGGAATTGCATGTGTATTGATTACAATCCTTTGTATACTTTTCGCCAGCCTTAAGGTCTTGACCCATGAAATTGCAGTTTGCTGttcattacaaatttaaatatatgtacaGAGCGGTTCAATTAtcgtttttaaaaatgaataattacacttaaaaacttgaattcaaaatataagaataaaaactaatttatgTTAATGCATCTCCAACTAAAATTTGTGGTCAGGTTTTATACATTTGTTAACAAATACAATTGTGCCATTGAGTAATTCACACTATTATTTGAAAAGGCTGGTCAAGTAAGAAAATGTTCGAGAACAAATTCTTTGCTCCAAACAGAAAGTTGAACGTATGAAAGGAAATttggaaatagaaaatttttgtttttattacttGTTAAAAAACGAATTCTTTgctattcattaaaataattttcaatcaaaactGTTTAGTAGGACTTGATTTTCTTGACTTGATAATCATTTGATGGGTATAACTTTTATGTTATAAAATGGGTATAACTTTTGAGACTCTGTAATGTCAtaccattaaaatatataatgcttTGCAATTGATTTATCTGTAAATCGAAATATCGAAGAATCACATACCGTGAGCTTCACGTAACACTAAACACATTGCCACTAAGACCGTGCAGAAAATAATGTTCCTCATGTTGCTGCTTTTGTTCGAGTATCTGATTTCGTTCACCAATCGGAGATCACTAATTCTTTCCTTATATCCCGGGTTTTCTTTTATACCTCTGCTTCTGCTACTTATCTATGCTGACCTTTACGTAACCCTCCACGACTTCATTTATACGAAGACTATTTTCGTACATACAATTATTGTGtttaaacgattatttattaGGGAAACATTCTTTAATTATATCTTAGAACGAAATTTGCCATTTTATCGTACATGCATTtcggaaacaaaatattatagattGAAGATTGCTCGAAACTTATGAAAGGCCgtatatattttcgattttaaatataaagatgaCGTAGGATTCCGGTTTTGCTAAATGTTTGCACCAaacaaacatattttctttGCACCAGCATTGCTACTATATCTTAAGATACTACATACTCGAGGAAATCTTTTCATTGCTTCACCtgataaaatttctaaaatgttacatttctgtaatttataataataataataataataataataataatattttttactgtctttttttctttttgtatgtAAAATACGCGGAAATGTGTGGAATACACACAACATTGGAAAAAAGTTAATATAATCGACGCACTCGAATTTCAACGTTTTCACTTACTTTTCAGTTTTATCGGTAACGTCGCGTAAATATAAGTgtgtaaataaaaaagatacttTTCTGTCACagatattgatacatttttatcaattcataaatcataattatattttccaccTTAATTCTTCTGTAAATTGATTGTGGCTTTCGAATTGCTCGAAAATCAATTTAAAGAAATTCCACGATATTAAAACATGTTGTATTTTCGAGTTACACGTTCAAGAATTCCAATGTAGTACACGCCATGCGCCAGGTTTTCTTATCTCTATACCccaaatttcgaatttcttccATTATCGTTCAAAGTTCGCCCCGTAACGTGACGAAGAAGTTCGATTACTGCATTCGATCGAGGTTAAATTCATCGATAATTGTTTTCCAAAGGAAACGAAGCTAGAAATGGAGCGTATCCGCGATTAACAATTGACCACGAAAAACTTTCCAGTGTACCCATTCGATGAAAGAACCAATAAGCTTCTCCCCGAATCTTTGAGGCTTTTTCCGTGAATTCGGTATCTGCGATTGTTTTCAGCCCAGACTTTCAGCCGTTGCTGACGTCGACGCGCTTGAAATCGGAAGAGATTTACCGTGAGAACATCGCGAACGACAGCCTCTTTGCCAGTAATTCGGTCACTTCAAATCCGAACGCGGCTGGCAATCAGCCTCAAGAGGAGGTGCCCGGCGAACCAGCCTCTTCGACGCAAGAGAACGACGTATTTGAGAACGACGAGGAACTGTTCAGCCCGCCACCGTTGCCGAAACTCGACTCGAAGCCGCCGAAATCAAAGGTTTCGTTTCTGTTCGACGATTCCGATTCTGGGGACGAGCTGTTCTCGACCACCAGTTCGGGCTCCAGGTCACAGAAGAGCACCGATTTCTTGACCGCGGTGCCCCAGTATTCGGACAAGGCCAAGGCTACGCAACGAAGAGGTCTTTTCGACGAGGACATCGACATATTCGGCAACAAAGACTCGCCGGATGTTGATATCTTCGGCATAGCGTCGAAAGCGGCGAAAGAGGAGAGCGGCGCGCCAGCTAAAAAGCTGTCTGCCACGCCGAAAAAGATCAGTCTGTTCGACGATGCTGAAGATATGGACGACGGTGATCTGTTCTCCGCGAAACCGATCAAGAGCGACGGTAAAACCGAATCGAAATTGTTCGACGAAGACGACGGTGATTTGTTTTCAGTTAAGAAAGCAATCGACAGGGACCAAGCGAACGCTGGCATTAAGCAACCTTTACAAGCGCCTCCGATTGAGAAAGAGAATGTCGAGCAAATGTCCACGCGGAAAACGGAAAGGAAGCTCGATGATATTTTGTCCggaaatggatttttctccgccGCTGTCGGCTCTCACGGATTGATCTTTGAGGACGACGATTACGATGATTTGTTCAGCAGCAAGATCGTGACCAAAGATACCAACGAGGCGTCTGCGCCAGATAACAAAGACGATACGAAAACGTTACCCGCGATGGCGAGTAAAGTTGCGAGCGAAGTTCCGAATCAAGTTGCTAGCTTCGAAAACGCCGCGAAACTAAATCTCATTGATACCAGTGGAGTGGAGCGAAGCACTGAGAAAGAGGATTTTCCGGTGACATCTAACGCTGCAGAGATTTCGGAGGTTGAACCTAAGAGGAGCCCGCCGAGATCGTTAGATATTCATGTGACTATGTCGTCGTCGCCGCCCGAGGAAAATAGTCAGTCTGCTAGACGAACAGTTTccggaaaaataaagaatttaatggGAAAAATGGGTGACTTGAAAATACTCTCCCCAATGGACACACCACCGCTTTGGAGGAGGAGCGAGGAAAGGACGGACGAAGAGGATAGCGTCGCGGGTAGAGACAGCGACGACGGCGGATGTGTTAGTACGCAAGGCCATAGTTCGCCACCCAGCGTGTCTGGTAATGTTCATACATTAAGTGTTgcgtatattatatttttatacgatcatttaattatgtatgtaatattttaattaacttaattaGAATAATGCGTACAGTAATCACAAAATTCCTGGCGAATGAAAAGACGGTAAATTGAATTAAGCGCTTTATTTGTCAATATTTGCCACATCTGAATTAATATGATTACTTGATAAGATAGGTTTCAATAAGTTTACACtcaagaaaataattcattaagctCTGTACGATTCAACGTGAATTTTAAAGCAATCTGACAaagtaagaaattaattttctgtactGTACAAATTATTCTgccttttaaaatattacattatgtgGAAAGTATCAAGTTATCTCGGAAAACGTGCTCAAATCATTCCttttggaattattaattaaaagaacgGTTTTAAGCTTTTTCTATCATACATCTGCTgggtaaaatgttaattttgaatatttcattgcagAAGACAGCACTGCTCAGAAACAGTCTCTTCAGTCAACGGTTTCAGGTGAAAGTAACGTAGAAAGTGCAATCAGCTTCGATGAGCCTGCTCAAGTGGAAACGTTGTCTACTGCTGCCTCAAAGGTAATCgttgaaataattctaaaaatagaATGACTTTTTCTCGATTTCTAATTTGCGTATAATATTATAGACACGGGTTCGAATTCAAGCAAAACGCAGGCCTCAAAGTAGGCATGCTCGGAAATCTGCTTTGAGACAAAGCGGTATCGATTTCGATACTGTAGATGCCTCAGGGAATAATTCTCAAGATGAAAGTCATGTTAATAAATTACCAAGTACTCTTATTAAAGAGCCGTCGAACTTTACGAATGCGAATGTACCACAAATAACGAGCTCCGATCGTTTGGTCCCATCGAGCAACGACAATCTTCATCGGTTAGTCGATCCCAACATGTCTTTAGCTGCGGACGAAAAATCCGAGCTCGGTAGCATTAGCAAGGAAAGTTCAATGAGCGCCAACAAGAACACTTTGTTATCTCCATCCACCGACGAGGAAGATTTGTTCGATGTACCTCCCGATTTACCGGAAGATCCGCAAAAAGAAGACACTCTATTCGGTAGAGGACCAATCCTTTCTCCGGTCGATAGAGTCCTTTCTGAGAAGCCAGTTCCTGTTTTCAAGCCCTTAAAAGATACTCACATTAAAACAATAGATCACGCAGAAGTAGTTCCAGAGAAAAAAGTGTCTGTAGATCATGGTAGCAAATTGGCTGAAGCTGATAAAGATCTTGATACAAAAGTTGCGGTTCCTTGTTCGAATGAAAAGGAAGTCGAACGCGACAACGTTGAATCAAAGGAGGAATCGAAAGAAATGATAGATCCGTTAAGAGACAGCAGTCATGATCCTCTAAAGGATCCCAGTCAGTTGTTCGCTTTCGTCACGAAAACACCATCCCCGGAGAAAGGCAAGAATTTGTTGTTCTCCGAGGACGATAGTCTCTTCTCCACCAGCACTAAGAGGCCGTCCGATGACCAAACAGCTAAGAAACAGATGTTGGATTTGTTCGCGGACGACACGGAAGGGGATTTGTTCTCGTCTACTTTGTCCAAGCCGGTGAAGAAACCTCTGAAAGACACAATGATTAGCTTGTTCGACGATGATGGCCAGGATGACGAGGACGATAGTTTGTTTGAACCTGTTGTAAAGAAATTGTCCGGGAAAGCTGAACCCGAGAAGAAACAAGAGAATCGGAAGAATATTGGTCTGTTCGATGACGGTGACGACGATACCATTCTATTCTCCGAACAATCTGAGCATACTCGAAAGTCTGACACCGGTAGTGTTCAAGAGCCaccaaacaaaaaagaaattttcgctAATATCACCGAATCTGTGAAAACTTCACATATCACAGATATTTTTGCCGAACAGTCGAGCGGTGAAGATGACATTTTTGCTTCGAAGATTGCATCAAAAAAGGTCGTAGCGTCgaagtttctattttcttccgacgacgatgacgacgacgctGGTAATATATTTAGGAAAAAATCTTCGACCAGCGAATCACGAACAAAACCAATTGAAACGCGATCGACTGCTGTAAAGAAATCGGTTACGAGGGATCTGAAGAAAACGGCTGAGAAAATTAGCGAGGATCCTTTAAGTATTTTACAAGATGACTAAACGTCGTTACTTTGAAATACGTatcaaagaaattatatattttatttatgctcGCCCTTCAATATTTCCTTGTACTGAAGTGATTTTAAGTTATAGCGTATTAAAGTCCagtatgaaaaatgaattagaTTCTCTGTTAATGAAGAGGATAACTGAAAGGCGAATATATAAATTCTGTATAAATTATTGAACAAAAAAAGAACGCTGTGCGTTACAAAAATGGGCACTGTGCAAAGATAATATGAATTTAATTGTATGTTTGATTCTATTCCATTTCTATACagagaaaattctaaaatacattataatttgtaatatatgcgaacaaagatattttaccgtatttttccataaatattttttcaaacagaaatttGGAGGATATCAAGTCCTGATAGGCGAATCTTTTTTCAATGTCGAGAACAACGAACAACAGAATATTACATGGATAAGATAGATTGATTTGTTGTCaccaatttgtaatattaaatcattttgcaCAACCAGTTTGCAGGCAGTGCTTTACAAAATagatgttatatatatatatattttttttttgtttataatatatgtcATTCCATGATGTATTGTATATATTGTAGCCTCCTTACAAAAATGTGTATCAGTACAAATAAATTGGTAGATGCAATCTTATATAATACATTGTATATGTGTTAATTTCTCATTACGCCATTTCTAaccaaattgtatttttatataaccgaatttcaatgaaataacatGACGTCATTCTTTACTGAAATCATTTAGGTAAAATTATTCACGTAATCATTTCACATGCGTAGGTTTTAATTATGCATACCGTGACTTAATTGAGTAAAGATACCGAAAGGTTAAATACTCCTGTGATTTCAAAAACAGTGCATAAGAGCATAGTCATTACTTCATACTATGTtatataattaagtattaaatgaaactaataaaattatataatatataacaaataaaataattaaattaagtaataattaataagtaagaTATGAACTTTCGTTTCTTAGTACAGgaagatttaattattaataatatttgactaattgattaatttgataatttagaGAAGTACTGATAAATAGTAAATGTCGATactttttgataataaattttaaaatatgcaaatatttcgataaaaaaaatttaataaaatataataattaacgttactataaaaattaaaatttttttattggtagatctattaaatttttgttaagaataccattgaatatttttatatgaaaacaatataaatcacaAGCTGGTgtataaatttcgaaaatttcatatttcaagaatttattttattgaattatactttttttatattttcttttgtagatttatttatagattacagattcatatttataagtaaaaattaattaacttaaaattgTCCACACTGTGAGGTATTTCCAACCATTCTGAACACCATGAGGGCTCGATCTTTTCTTCGAAGAAGCAACATCCCACCGCAGGGAATAATAAGCAGTCGTTGTACCGTGTGGTATAACATTGTTGTACTATGTTAGTACTATGTTATAcaacacagaaatattttattttctcgattgaaaataaaatttgtattactttctGTGGTAATTACTCTGCAAAAATCGAATGATAAGTTAGATTTTATTTCGGACAGCttccaaaataaattgaaaaatatctgtAACAATTTTCGTACAGCGAGTCTCCTAGTCATCTTAAACGTTGTTAAATATGTAGAATcattgtttaaaaagaaaaggttgtgtaatttttataacgaacgcacaaataattaaaaaatttgtaatgtaaataaaataattaaagtaattgaaaCATTCGCATTTAGTGAATGAAATTGCGCACTAATTGTTAGAACGTGAATTATACATTATACGATGTCATATGATTATTTACATTTgtcgtatatttatatatccacAGGTTTAGATGTACGTATATGACATACGTTTAAAAGAAGAGACTCTGTAATTCAGTTCTACTAACCTAAAGGCTTATGATAATTATGATAAAGAGGTAGTCGCTTGTTGCGCGACATATGGGTTTACGATCAAGGAAATGAAAATCTTTTAAATAGTGTTGTTTCGAATCGGAGCAGTTCGCAGTAAAAGTTCACTCATCGTTGTATTCGCATCGAACGTATCATTTTCCTAGTCAGTTCAATCCAGGTAAGTGATGACAGATTTAAACTTTCCTGTGTGGAAtacttcttccttttctttcgcaTTATTTGACTGTTTCTTCGAATTTTGATAAATTCGCGcgtattcaaaattctatttgaattttACAATGGTAACCGATAAGATTATCGGAAATTATAcaagtgaaattaaatatcGCATAAATGCATGCCATTTTgcgttataaattaatttacaaggtaatttattcgaaacaatatttaaagaaacttctaaaaagttttcctttttaaatatttattacattcctGTTATCGTTCATTGTTTCACGCCGCTCTAAATCTTATTTATACTAATCCTTGAATAAATAAGGATTTCcacataatacaaataattcttttatacatTCCGTAATTGATAAGCTGCTAGTTTTTAAGTGTCCTGTTATTCGGATCGAATATTTTTAACCGATTTTAAGTAGTTCCTATTTTCACGCAAGCACGCAAAGATTAATGGATTATTATATTAACCTCAGAGAGAAGATGACATCAGACAGAAGTGACACGTATATGAATAATACATTGGATCCACCTGAATCGGAAATGCGGAAGTCCGATGCAAAAAGCGAGATCGCCGAATTTTACACTGGCACGAACATTTTGATAACAGGAGGGACAGGTTTTTTGGGGACATTACTCATCGAGAAATTACTGAGGTTATTCTTTTTAACAATgcatataataattctttttaacaatATAGCTGcgtatttaataatacaaaaacttAAACTTAATAGCTTTCGTATTTTGATGTTAGAT of Nomia melanderi isolate GNS246 chromosome 5, iyNomMela1, whole genome shotgun sequence contains these proteins:
- the LOC116424781 gene encoding venom peptide HsVx1, encoding MRNIIFCTVLVAMCLVLREAHANCNFMGQDLKAGEKYTKDCNQYTCNSDGSVSGLACAEYRCAEGKETGYREMDAGKPYPECCPGPICAD